The genomic DNA AAGTCTTTGCTCAGTTGATCCAACCGGGTTTGCAGGCTTGTCGAAAACTTCTTCTCGGCTGCCATCTGGGCGGGCAGATCTTTGACGTGTTCGGCGACGGTTTCGACTGCTTGGCTGATGTGGGCGAACTCGTTTTCATCCTTGCTTTGCTTGCCGCCGAGCAGGTTCCTCACCGTGCTGAGTAGGTGAGCGCCGATGCTCGGTTTTTCTTCGAATTCCTCGAACGTCAGCTCTGTTTCCAGCGCCTCGGTGAACATCGAAGTCGCAGAGTAGTGGCGATCCTTGAACGGACTGACGTCCGGTTTCTGGGCCGAGAACGACAAGACGTCGGTGCCAAGGCTGGCCGGTGAATCGGTCACGCCAAGACCCACGATGTAGGCCTCACCGGTATCAGCGAAGCTGTCGTCGATTTCGATTGAGGTGTAGATCTTCTGTTTTGCTTTGTTCATGGCGATCAGGTCAGCCGTCGGCTCGACCTGGGCGAACAGGGCCAGTTTCTTTTGTCCGTTGATGTCCACTTCCTCGGTTCTCACCGCCAGAACATCGCCGTAGGCCTTGAATGGGCTGTCGGGTAGCAAGCTACGGAAATGCTCAAGCCAGATCCGCGCGCCATAGGTGGACGGGTTGAAGTTCTTCGCAGCCTGTTCCAGCCAGTTGCGTTTGATGGTGCGCTTGTCCGAGGTAGCGCCCTCGACGGCGACGCGGAACCAGTTGCTGCGGAATTTCTTCATGTCGGGAAACCTCATTTGCTTGGGCGCTGATTGCCTGCGATGAGGGGCATGGTCGTGACGCGCGCGAGTTGCGGCAATGAGGCGGGACTGTAGGGAAGGGCGGTACAAGAGGCGCCGCTATTGAGTCGTCGGCATGGGCGGCAGCATCGCGGCCATGATTACGACCGCACTGCTGCCCATGGATCCGCGCCGCCAATCCAAGTTTCTGTATTGGATGGGGTGGCGCGTCTGCGAGATTGCCGAGGCTACTGGCGAAAAGGAAAAGACGCTACATAGCTGGAAGGCCCGCGATCAGTGGGACCGCGCCGACAATGTCGAGCGAATCGGCGGGGCACTGGAAGCGCGGTTAGTGCAACTGATCCTCAAGGACGGGAAAAGCGGCAGCGATTTCAAAGAGATTGATTTGCTGCACCGGCAGTTGGAGCGGCAGGCGCGCATCCAGCGCTTTCAGGGGGGCGGTACCGAAACCGACCTCAACCCGAATCTAGCGAAACGCAACGCCGAGCCGAAGAAAAAGGCCGTCAAGAACGAGATTGACGAAGACCAG from Pseudomonas baetica includes the following:
- a CDS encoding GPO family capsid scaffolding protein, producing MKKFRSNWFRVAVEGATSDKRTIKRNWLEQAAKNFNPSTYGARIWLEHFRSLLPDSPFKAYGDVLAVRTEEVDINGQKKLALFAQVEPTADLIAMNKAKQKIYTSIEIDDSFADTGEAYIVGLGVTDSPASLGTDVLSFSAQKPDVSPFKDRHYSATSMFTEALETELTFEEFEEKPSIGAHLLSTVRNLLGGKQSKDENEFAHISQAVETVAEHVKDLPAQMAAEKKFSTSLQTRLDQLSKDFTEMKTQLSTTQDPNQKTRPPVTGGDNSVVTDC